The Anguilla anguilla isolate fAngAng1 chromosome 2, fAngAng1.pri, whole genome shotgun sequence genome contains the following window.
CCATTTTGAATGGATTGATATTCTTGATCGCTGATAACTTTCTTAAGGTGTTTAGTCCTTTCAAATAGTGACTGATTTTGGTGGTATTTATCCTTAAGAATAGCACTAGTTTTTGAACGGATGAGGTTTCTGTAAGGACAGTGTTTATGGGGGGCACATACTAAGGGCTGGGGTGTTTACCTCGTTTCCCAGATTCCCCGAAGGTACAGGCCACCCCCAAGAGCCCGGCGCGGGTGCGGATTGGCGAAACCATCAACCTGGAGTGCCACGCCACGGGACGGCCCCGCCCAACTGTCACCTggcacagggaggggggcgcCAAGACGGGGACGAGCAGCTCCACCGAAGCCAAGGCCACGGTGCAGGTGACCAAGCTGCCATTCGTTAGCACTGCACTGTTCACCATCATAAAACCCATAAGAGACACACTGAGTTACTCTagtgcagtggtctccaaccctggtcctggtgagctacatggtctgctggtttttgttttcaccttaaaatcagcacccaatcgAGACcgaagacaccaggtgagttgagttaactgtgtaatcaactgctctaattgattcatgaagtgcagagtcactatgaaaaccagaagaccctgtagctctccaggaccagggttggagaccactgctctagtGTCTGTCATAAATCCGAAAGAGAAACACTGTGCTGCTCTAGTGTCTATCATAAACCCATTTGAAACACACTGTGCTACTCTAAGTACACTTTCGGTTATCTGAACCTGTCTAACTCACCTGCCCCCCTCCAGGTGCAGGCCGCACGTTCGGAGGACGCCGGGGTGTACGTCTGCAAGGCAGAGAACAGCGAGGGGACGGTGGAGCTGAAGGTGCAGGTGACCGTGGAGGGTGGATCCCAGGCTCCTACCCCGCCCCGAGCCTCCATCCTCCAGGCCGACATGGTGAAGGTGGAGGGGGACTCCGTCACGCTCCAGTGCCAGGCCACCGGTGACCACCTTCCTCACCAACCACacacataacccccccccccccccacacctccctcaCCATCCTCACACTAAAACAataccttaacagataccagaccatggggcccatcaaCACACTGGAATGATGCCTTATataccagactatggggcccatccacacactggaacagagcctgaacagataccagaccatggggcccatctacacaatggaacagagccttaacagataccagaccatggggcccatccacacattggaacagtgccttagATACCAGACTGTAGGGACCATCCACTCACTGGTACAGAGCctgaacagataccagaccatggggcccatccacacactggaacagagccttaacagataccagactatgcagcccattcacacactggaacaaagccttaacagataccagaccatggggcccatccacacactggagcagatccttaacagataccaaaccctggggcccatccacacactggaccagagccttaacagataccagaccatggggcccatccacacactggaacagagccttaacagataccaaaccatggggcccatccacacactggatcagagccttaacagataccaggccATGAggcccatctacacactggaacagaggcTTAGCCGTACGACCATTTACATAGTAGTGCCGATTCCTAACAGGACGAGGAGCCCAGCAGCTTTGTTGAGTGCAATGTTCTTGCGTTCTGCTTCCCAGGGTACCCCACTCCAACCATTGCCTGGTCCAAGCTGCGGGCCCCGTTGCCCTGGCAACACAAAGTGACGGACGGCACCCTGGTCCTGCAGAACGTGGGCCGGCAAGACTCGGGCCAGTACATCTGCAACGCTACCAACGCTGCTGGGTTCGATGAGTCAACGGTGCAGGTAGAGGTGGAGAGTAAGTGCGGCCTTCCCACGCCCCTCCAACCTGGGACAGGAGTGCTCACCAGACTTTCTCACAAAATGAAGTTTGTCCAGGAAGTCCAGatgtatgaatgaaaaatatgttcCTTTTTCTTGTACATATTTCCTTTTCTCCCCTCTGCGCtattccctctttctttctcccccttcttctttctctctcttttctcctctttttcttcattctcttctctctttcccgtCTCTATtgctttttcctctctctctctccctcactctcttcacaccctctttctctcctcctccttcctctctctctcccccccctctcccctccctccccccctccctccctgtggcAGCCCCTCCCTATGCCACCTGTATTCCGGAGCAGGTGCGCGTGCAGGCAGGTGAGGCCATCCGGCTGCAGTGCCTGGCCCACGGCACGCCCCCCGTGCGCTTCCAGTGGACCCGGGTGGGGGGGAACCTGCCCCCCCGCGCTCAGTCCACTGACGGCCTCCTGCTGATCAGCCAAGCCAGGCCAGCCCACGCCGGCACCTACAAGTGTGTGGCCTCCAACAAGTGGGGATCCAGCCAAGCCCTGGCGAAGGTCACCGTCCGATGTGAGTCTCTTACTCCTCTTACCCAACTCTTACTCAGCCCTTACTCAACTCTTACTCATCGCTTACTCAAGTCTTACCCAACTCTTACTATTCTCTTGCTCATCTCTTGCACAGCTCTTGCTGAAGTCTTATCCAACTCTTACTCTTCTCTTACACAACTGTTACTGAACTATTACCCAACTCTTATACAACTCTTACTCATCTCTAACTCCAGTCTTACCCAACTCTTACTCTTATCTTAGTCATCTCTTACCCAACCCTTAATCAACTCTTACTCTTCTCTTCTTTCCGCAGCAGCGTGACAGAACGACACTGAGCATGCGCAGTGAGAAGAACCCTGTAGCTGCCAATCACGGTTCACTATGCTACAAACGGCTTTTCTCTTCACAGTAACTGCCcaagccagccaatcacagttcaCTATACTACACGCTCTGCCTGCCGACATTTTCATACCTGCTGTCCTTGCAAATCAATCACAGTTCACTATACTGCACAGTCTGCCAAGATTTTCATAACCATTGTCCtttccaaccaatcacatgTCACTATACTGCTCACTCTGCCAAGATTTTCACAACCACTGTCCTTTCTAGCCAATCACAGTTCACTATATAGCACACTCTGCCGACATTTTCATACCTGCTGTCCtttccaaccaatcacatgTCACTATACTGCTCACTCTGCCAAGATTTTCATAACCACTGTCCTTTCCAACCAATCACATTGCATTTTTCCTTACAGTTGTGTCTTCATGTCTGTGTTACCGTGCTGCATGCGTTTTATGGAGTAGTGTCATACCATATGGAGGTGCTTATCTTGTGGGAAAAAGCAATAAGTCTTCACAGAAAAGGATAGAGAATGATCCCTacacatctttatttttttttaaactgcatcaGAAAttttgccaataaagcaaatgtgACTTGTGCATAATGCACATTaaagaaatgcacttttttttgtattggtgTGGATACTGAAGGAGCAGGCCTTTGGCTTGCCTTGGCAGCAGTTACtggatattgtgtgtgtgtgtgtgtgtgtgtgtgtgtgtgtgtttgtgtgcatgtgtgtgttttgcattgtttgaGCCCCTTGTATCTTTCCTCTGAAATCTATTGCTGAGACAATAAAACATACACCCTTTCCTCCCATGTGTGTGCTTTCCCCAGTTTTGTCCAGGAGACACTAAGTTGGCTGGACTCCATGAACCTTTCAGCTGACTAACCACAGTAATCAATTACATTGCTTTTAGGCAGACTGAGTTTGCTGAATCATATCCTATTATTAAAGTTCTGGTGATAGTAGATCTGACGGTGCGTgcgaggggggagggcgggggggggggggggttattggaatgtcagtgatgtgtgtgtggtgggggcgGTGGGTTTGGGGCAGGTTGTGAATGTTCTGGTGATTCCTAACAAGCACAGCAAGGGGCTCTAAAATCTAGCTAAACACTAAACTGGACTACACTGAGCTGTGGGGActgtggcttttttaaaaatccatttgctGAAACACTTTTATGTCATTGCTGCTTCTGCCCACAAATGCTTCTGTTCATCTGGCCAGGGTTCTCTGAGGCAATTTCTTTGAGGGTGGTCCTTTTTTATCAGTTTGCATTTCAGCGGTTTCACCACCAGGTGGTGACATTGCGCCTGAATGCCAGGCTGCCGAACTTTCCCACAGTTGAACCTTGCCTAGGGGGTGTGACAGAATGGGGCTAGAGGTCTCTGTGATGTGTGTCAGAAACAgataaatatttacacacagaTTTCCAGGAGATGGACCACAGGTTTGTACACTGCAATGTCCCCACCTGTGATCcaagtgtgtgtaagtgtgtatctgtgtgtgtgtgtctgtttgattttgtgtgtgcgtgggtttgtgcgtgtgtaagtgtgtgtcagtgtgtgtgagagagtgagattgtgtgtgtgtatgtaattgcATGCCactgtgcgtgagtgcatgtgtgtgagagagattgtgtgcgTACGTATGTAATTCGGTTCATGTGCGTTCCTGTGTGCGTCTGTCAGGGTCTGGGGTAGGACTCAGAAGCAGACCAGAGTTAGAAAAGACGTGGCGATTTATTTCCAAGGTAAGTACAGATTCAGAGGCAGTCTCGTAGTCGGGGTACAGGCAAGGGTCAAAATCCAGGAAACCAAAACAATCAGGCAGAGGTACAAAAAACAGGAGCCGGGAACAGGTCAGAGATAACAGGCGAGAGTCGAAAATCCGAATCTAAGGACAGAGCAGGCAGGCTAAACTCGTAGTCGAACGgaacaggcaaaaagtcaaaaccGGGGATATGACAACACACTAGAAAGGCTCGAACGGCAACCGAGAAGAACAGAAGCACGATCTGGCGAAAACTAAAGCGCTAACAGAAACTAAATAGCAACAGTAATAAGTGGATGATGAGACGCAGGTGAAGATGGCTTGTAGAGGCTTGATTGATGATGAGGTGAACAGGTGGGACTGGGGTGGGGCGTGGGcaggaaccaggaacctaagggggggaaaaaaccaacgcacacccaagcacacaaacacagaaagcaCAAACGCAAACGAAACAAAGTAAAccgaaataaaaaataagaaataaacaaaaaagaaacaggaacacaaCGGAGAATCAGGCTGAATTCctgacagcgtgtgtgtgagcgtgtgtgagtgtgtgtgagtgtgtgtgtgtgtgagcgtgtgagtgtgtgtgtgagcgtgtgtgagtgtgtgtgagtgtgtgtgtgtgtgagcgtgtgtgtgtgtgtgtgcgcaccaaAACATCTGCTGATAAGCCGCCCACTCAGTTCACAGGgacaggaaagagggagagagaatattATTCCTGAATAGCGCCCAACTGTTTAGCTACATTTACAGTTTCTGTTATTGCatgttgtcattttcatttttgacaaaatacacacttctttcattttcacaaagtATATAATTTcacacaagtgttttttttttttttttttgggctacGTGTTTGTACTTGCTTGTAGTCCCATTGTTGCATTGTTTCTTTGCCAACGCTGGTATGgtttttactgatttttataaatgcaatttgGGTTAAAtgccttgctgaagggtacaataGCAATGTCTTACCTTTAGTCCTATTCCTCACTGCTtatgttactgttttttttgttgtgtttgggagggtgggggggggttgtgattTTATAAAaactactaaaaaaaaacaactcaaaatCCTTGAAGCAAGAAACAGCGTAGTCACTGCTCTGTGATGGCTGATTTTACTTCCCTGTCATAGGAAAATCTGTTCCTTAATTATTTAAGTTTATTGGTACCCACATAGAACAATGAGGCATATCATAGATTCATGCAACTCACATccataaaaacaataaagcaTGCTTTATTTAGATTTATGCTTAGCAGTACAAGATCTCTGctcataaacgcacacacacacacacaaacacacacacatagatgaGGCcagataaaattttaaaaagtcagaagtaaaaaaaaactactcccTAGGTAGAGTTTAAAGGAAATGCCGAACCCCGTCTCAGAATGAACAGAGACCACAGCAGGTTCACGGCCCTGCGATCTGAAGCCCCCTTTCTCTTTAAAACTTTCTCTTTAAAACTTTGACCTGTTGGCTTTCTCCCTCTGTAGCGCTCGCATGCGCTGAGGTGCTGAGGCTGCGGGATCATCCATCCCCAGAGGAAGACGAGCGGGACGTTTGGAATGGGAGATaaagatgtggggggggggggggctgggggagggacCTGTTTCACTTGGCGGGCACTGGCGGGTActctttgggggtgggggtgtggggggaggggggcggtgagGGAGGAGTCTCATCCGCAGCCGGACCGCGGCTGTTCACCCCAGCCTGTTTCGCTTGGCGGGTTCTCTTTGTGGCGAACACCGTCTGTGCGCCGGTCCCACGGTCTCCGAGTCTGTATGTCATTAACGCTCAGCTCCCATTTAtaaccactcccccccccccaatgcccaCATCAAAGGACAAGCTCATCGTTATGAGACCccggcattaaaaaaaagaaaaaaaaatattgagaaaTTTCATCAAGGCCGCTCGTTCTCGTATGTATACAGCTTGCCGactatgcttttttttttttttttgttgcatcaAAAATTATACGAACAAAAACTTTCAATGAATATTGACCGGAAATAAAGTTGGAGCACGCTGATGTAAAAAGGACTACTCGGCAGAAAGGATTTCTTTTGAGCAGAGATTATCTCTTGGGTTGTCTGACCTTCCAGCGTGGATTACAGCTTCTTCAGAATCTTGCTATCGGAGTGCTATTTTCGAAGTGCTCTTTTCTGGAGAATAGCCTTTGGAAGGATCTGTTGTTGCAGGGCGATCCTCCCTATTTTGTGTGGGAGCGTTGATTAAGTGTGGAGGACACAGAGACTGACTGCGTGCTATGGAGATTATGGGATATGCAGTTCGTGAGGGCGTTTCTCTGAACACAGAGACCCCTGGGTTGGCTTTCGGGTGCCTGAAGGGGTCTCGCATTCACATTCTGGCCTTTAGGAGGCGCTCTTCTTCAGAGCTActcacagaaatgcagaa
Protein-coding sequences here:
- the LOC118219628 gene encoding basement membrane-specific heparan sulfate proteoglycan core protein-like produces the protein MGVHTALILCSFFLAGSGDPLAPPQSAGTQTGEQTPVLTVEPRSAVVRQGAPVSFRCSAQGGAAPASLEWKKNNNQALLDNVKIGPDGSVLTIASARPGNHGTYRCVGTNAHGKSQSSASLTVHYSPKVQATPKSPARVRIGETINLECHATGRPRPTVTWHREGGAKTGTSSSTEAKATVQVQAARSEDAGVYVCKAENSEGTVELKVQVTVEGGSQAPTPPRASILQADMVKVEGDSVTLQCQATGYPTPTIAWSKLRAPLPWQHKVTDGTLVLQNVGRQDSGQYICNATNAAGFDESTVQVEVETPPYATCIPEQVRVQAGEAIRLQCLAHGTPPVRFQWTRVGGNLPPRAQSTDGLLLISQARPAHAGTYKCVASNKWGSSQALAKVTVRSA